A genomic stretch from Erwinia sp. E_sp_B01_1 includes:
- the focA gene encoding formate transporter FocA: MKTANPFDLILPSEMAKVAEEAGVYKATKKPFDTFFLAITAGVFISIAFVFYITATTGAGTAPWGMSKLVGGLCFSLGLMLVVVCGADLFTSTVLTMVAKASGRITWGQLARNWINVYTGNFFGAMFFVALIWFAGQAMAANGAWGLNVLQTADHKMHHTFLEAVCLGTLANLMVCMAVWMSYSGRSLTDKMLAMVLPVAMFVASGFEHSIANMFLIPLAIVIKDFSGPEFWQATGATASQFSHLTVSNFITDNLIPVTIGNIIGGGFLVGLTYWVIYLRDRNYH, encoded by the coding sequence GTGAAAACTGCCAACCCGTTTGACTTAATATTGCCCTCTGAAATGGCCAAAGTGGCTGAAGAGGCGGGCGTCTATAAAGCCACTAAAAAACCTTTCGACACCTTTTTCCTGGCCATCACTGCGGGTGTCTTTATCTCTATCGCCTTCGTCTTTTACATCACTGCAACTACTGGCGCAGGTACTGCCCCCTGGGGCATGAGCAAGCTTGTTGGCGGCCTCTGTTTCTCTCTTGGCCTGATGCTGGTTGTAGTCTGCGGAGCCGATCTTTTTACCTCGACGGTCCTCACTATGGTAGCCAAAGCCAGCGGACGCATCACATGGGGACAACTGGCGCGAAACTGGATAAATGTTTATACAGGCAATTTTTTCGGCGCAATGTTCTTTGTCGCCCTGATCTGGTTTGCAGGTCAGGCTATGGCAGCCAATGGTGCATGGGGGTTAAATGTTCTGCAAACTGCTGACCATAAAATGCACCATACTTTTCTGGAAGCTGTCTGTCTGGGCACCTTGGCCAATCTGATGGTGTGTATGGCGGTGTGGATGAGCTATTCCGGCCGCAGCCTGACCGATAAAATGTTGGCAATGGTGCTTCCCGTAGCGATGTTTGTCGCCAGCGGGTTTGAACACAGCATCGCGAACATGTTTCTGATCCCCCTCGCCATCGTGATCAAAGATTTCTCCGGGCCAGAGTTCTGGCAGGCCACGGGCGCTACAGCCTCCCAGTTTTCCCATCTGACGGTCAGCAACTTTATTACAGATAACCTGATCCCCGTGACGATCGGCAACATTATCGGCGGTGGATTCCTGGTCGGACTGACATATTGGGTTATCTATCTTCGCGACAGAAATTATCATTAG
- the serC gene encoding 3-phosphoserine/phosphohydroxythreonine transaminase gives MSQVFNFSSGPAMLPAEVLRRAEQELRNWQGLGTSVMEISHRSKEFIQVAVEAEQDFRDLLKIPSNYKVLFSHGGARAQFAAIPMNLLGSKTTADYVDGGYWAHSAINEALKYCTPNVIDVKTTVDGLRAITPMSDWALSDDAAYVHYCPNETIDGLAIHEEPDFGDKVVVADLSSTILSSPIDINRYGVIYAGAQKNIGPAGLTLVVVREDLLGKAKKELPSILDYQVLSENESMFNTPPTFAWYLSGLVFKWLKEQGGVAELDKRNQAKADLLYGTIDKSEFYRNEVATANRSRMNVPFQLADASLDKAFLEESFAAGLHALKGHRVVGGMRASIYNAMPLEGVKALTDFMTDFERRHG, from the coding sequence ATGAGTCAGGTTTTCAATTTTAGCTCCGGCCCGGCGATGCTGCCGGCAGAAGTTCTGCGTCGTGCGGAACAGGAACTGCGTAACTGGCAGGGATTAGGCACTTCTGTGATGGAAATCAGCCATCGCAGTAAAGAATTTATTCAGGTAGCTGTAGAGGCCGAGCAAGATTTTCGCGACCTGCTGAAAATTCCTTCTAATTATAAAGTCCTGTTCTCTCATGGCGGTGCCCGCGCGCAGTTCGCGGCGATCCCCATGAACCTGTTAGGCAGTAAAACCACTGCAGATTATGTGGATGGTGGTTACTGGGCGCACAGTGCTATTAATGAAGCACTGAAATATTGCACCCCAAACGTGATCGATGTGAAAACCACGGTGGATGGGCTGCGGGCTATTACTCCGATGAGCGACTGGGCATTATCAGATGATGCCGCCTATGTTCATTACTGCCCAAACGAAACCATTGACGGTCTGGCTATTCACGAAGAGCCTGACTTTGGCGACAAAGTGGTGGTGGCCGATCTCTCTTCCACCATTCTTTCTTCGCCAATAGACATCAACCGTTATGGTGTGATCTATGCGGGCGCGCAAAAAAATATCGGTCCTGCTGGTTTGACGCTGGTGGTAGTGCGTGAAGACCTGCTGGGTAAGGCGAAGAAAGAGCTGCCTTCAATCCTGGATTATCAGGTTCTCAGTGAGAACGAATCGATGTTCAACACCCCACCTACTTTTGCCTGGTATCTTTCTGGCCTGGTATTCAAGTGGCTGAAGGAGCAGGGCGGTGTGGCAGAACTCGATAAGCGCAATCAGGCGAAAGCCGATCTGCTTTACGGCACCATCGACAAAAGCGAATTTTACCGCAACGAAGTGGCCACGGCTAACCGTTCCCGGATGAATGTGCCTTTCCAGCTGGCTGATGCTTCACTGGATAAAGCGTTCCTCGAAGAGTCCTTTGCCGCCGGACTGCATGCCCTGAAAGGTCACAGAGTCGTGGGCGGTATGCGCGCCTCAATTTACAACGCCATGCCGCTGGAAGGCGTGAAGGCACTGACCGACTTTATGACTGATTTTGAGCGTCGTCACGGTTAA
- the pflB gene encoding formate C-acetyltransferase, producing MSEHNEKQAAAWESFAQGEWQNSINVRDFIQKNYTPYEGDEAFLSGATEATTSLWDKVMEGIKLENRTHAPVDFDTDLASTITSHDAGYINKSLETIVGLQTEAPLKRALIPFGGIKMVEGSCKVYGRELDPGVKKIFSEYRKTHNQGVFDVYTPDILRCRKSGVLTGLPDAYGRGRIIGDYRRVALYGIDMLMKDKFAQFTSLQADMENGVNLEATIRLREEIADQHHALQQIKEMAAKYGCDISGPAQNAQEAVQWTYFGYLAAVKSQNGAAMSFGRVSTFLDIYIERDLKAGKITEEQAQELIDHLVMKLRMVRFLRTPEYDELFSGDPIWATESLAGMGVDGRTLVTKNSFRFLNTLYTMGPSPEPNMTILWSEKLPLNFKKYAAKVSIDTSSVQYENDDLMRPDFNNDDYAIACCVSPMIVGKQMQFFGARANLAKTMLYAINGGVDEKLKMQVGPKEAPMMDEVLEYNKVMERMDHFMDWLAKQYVTALNVIHYMHDKYSYEASLMALHDRDVYRTMACGIAGLSVAADSLSAIKYAKVSTIRDEDGLAVDFKIEGEYPQFGNNDARVDDIACDLVERFMKKIQKLQTYRNAVPTQSVLTITSNVVYGKKTGNTPDGRRAGAPFGPGANPMHGRDQKGAVASLTSVAKLPFAYAKDGISYTFSIVPNALGKDDDVRKANLAGLMDGYFHHEASIEGGQHLNVNVMNREMLLEAMEDPEKYPQLTIRVSGYAVRFNSLTKEQQQDVITRTFTKSM from the coding sequence ATGAGCGAGCACAACGAAAAACAGGCTGCGGCCTGGGAAAGCTTTGCACAGGGTGAATGGCAGAACAGCATTAACGTGCGTGACTTCATTCAAAAAAACTACACTCCGTATGAAGGTGATGAAGCCTTTCTGAGCGGTGCCACTGAAGCCACTACATCCCTGTGGGATAAAGTGATGGAAGGCATCAAGCTGGAAAACCGCACCCATGCCCCGGTAGATTTTGATACTGACCTGGCATCCACCATCACTTCACACGATGCGGGCTATATCAATAAATCCCTGGAAACTATCGTTGGTTTACAGACTGAAGCTCCCCTGAAACGCGCGCTGATTCCTTTTGGCGGCATCAAGATGGTGGAAGGTTCCTGCAAGGTATATGGCCGCGAGCTGGATCCTGGCGTTAAAAAAATCTTTAGTGAGTACCGCAAAACCCATAATCAGGGTGTGTTTGACGTTTATACCCCGGATATTCTGCGCTGCCGTAAATCAGGTGTGCTGACTGGCCTGCCAGATGCTTATGGACGTGGGCGTATCATTGGTGACTATCGTCGCGTAGCGCTTTACGGCATCGACATGCTGATGAAAGACAAGTTTGCACAATTCACCTCTCTGCAGGCAGATATGGAAAACGGCGTGAATCTCGAAGCCACTATCCGCCTGCGTGAAGAAATTGCTGACCAGCACCATGCCCTGCAGCAGATTAAAGAGATGGCCGCTAAATATGGTTGCGACATCTCCGGCCCGGCGCAGAATGCTCAGGAAGCCGTGCAGTGGACCTACTTCGGTTATCTGGCTGCGGTTAAATCCCAGAATGGCGCAGCAATGTCATTTGGCCGCGTCTCCACATTCCTGGATATCTACATCGAACGCGACCTGAAAGCAGGCAAAATCACCGAAGAACAGGCTCAGGAGCTGATTGACCACCTGGTGATGAAACTGCGTATGGTTCGCTTCCTGCGTACCCCTGAATATGATGAGCTGTTCTCAGGCGATCCAATCTGGGCAACGGAATCGCTGGCTGGTATGGGCGTTGATGGCCGTACACTGGTGACCAAAAACAGCTTCCGTTTCCTGAACACCCTTTACACCATGGGGCCTTCTCCGGAACCAAACATGACCATCCTGTGGTCTGAAAAGCTGCCGCTTAACTTCAAAAAATATGCGGCTAAAGTCTCCATTGATACCTCATCCGTTCAGTATGAGAACGATGATTTAATGCGTCCTGACTTCAACAACGATGATTACGCCATCGCCTGCTGCGTCAGCCCGATGATTGTCGGTAAGCAAATGCAGTTCTTCGGTGCCCGCGCTAACCTGGCAAAAACCATGCTGTATGCGATTAATGGCGGCGTGGATGAGAAGTTGAAAATGCAGGTTGGCCCGAAAGAAGCGCCAATGATGGATGAGGTGCTGGAATATAATAAAGTGATGGAGCGTATGGATCACTTTATGGACTGGCTGGCAAAACAGTATGTTACTGCGCTGAACGTTATCCATTACATGCACGACAAATACAGCTACGAAGCTTCACTGATGGCTCTGCACGACCGTGATGTTTATCGCACCATGGCTTGTGGTATCGCTGGTCTCTCTGTGGCTGCGGATTCTCTGTCAGCTATTAAATACGCTAAAGTCTCCACCATTCGTGATGAAGATGGCCTGGCCGTTGATTTTAAAATTGAAGGTGAATACCCGCAGTTTGGCAACAATGATGCTCGTGTGGATGATATCGCCTGCGATCTGGTTGAACGTTTCATGAAGAAAATTCAGAAACTGCAGACCTACCGTAATGCGGTACCTACTCAGTCAGTGCTGACCATTACATCAAACGTGGTTTACGGTAAGAAAACCGGTAACACCCCGGATGGACGTCGTGCTGGCGCACCATTCGGACCCGGTGCCAACCCAATGCACGGTCGCGATCAGAAAGGCGCAGTGGCTTCACTGACTTCAGTAGCCAAACTGCCGTTTGCTTACGCTAAAGACGGCATCTCTTATACTTTCTCCATTGTGCCAAACGCGCTGGGTAAAGATGATGACGTGCGCAAAGCTAACCTGGCCGGGCTAATGGATGGTTACTTCCATCATGAAGCCAGCATTGAAGGCGGTCAGCATTTGAATGTGAACGTGATGAACCGTGAGATGCTGCTGGAAGCAATGGAAGATCCGGAAAAATATCCTCAGCTGACTATTCGTGTCTCTGGTTATGCCGTTCGCTTTAACTCTCTGACCAAAGAGCAGCAACAGGATGTGATTACCCGTACCTTCACCAAAAGCATGTAA
- the pflA gene encoding pyruvate formate lyase 1-activating protein: MSVTGRIHSFESCGTVDGPGIRFITFFQGCLMRCLYCHNRDTWDTHGGKEITVEELMKDVVSYRHFMNASGGGVTASGGEAILQAEFVRDWFRACHAEGINTCLDTNGFVRRYDPVIDELLEVTDLVMLDLKQMNDDVHQILVGVSNHRTLDFARYLAKKNIRTWIRYVVVPGYSDDDESAHRLGEFTRDMGNVEKIELLPYHELGKHKWVAMGEEYKLDGVHPPTKETMDRVKGILEGYGHKVMY; this comes from the coding sequence ATGTCAGTCACAGGCCGTATCCACTCTTTTGAATCCTGCGGGACCGTTGACGGCCCCGGCATCCGTTTTATCACCTTCTTTCAGGGCTGCCTGATGCGCTGTCTGTATTGCCATAATCGCGATACCTGGGATACGCACGGCGGCAAAGAGATTACCGTTGAAGAGTTGATGAAAGACGTGGTTTCCTACCGTCACTTTATGAATGCTTCTGGCGGCGGTGTGACCGCTTCCGGCGGCGAAGCCATTCTGCAGGCGGAATTTGTTCGTGACTGGTTTCGGGCCTGCCATGCCGAGGGCATCAACACCTGCCTGGATACTAATGGGTTCGTCCGTCGCTACGATCCGGTCATCGATGAATTGCTGGAAGTGACCGATCTCGTCATGCTCGATCTGAAACAAATGAATGATGATGTTCATCAGATTCTGGTGGGCGTCTCAAACCATCGCACTCTGGATTTTGCCCGCTATCTGGCGAAGAAAAACATCCGCACCTGGATCCGCTATGTGGTTGTACCTGGCTATTCAGACGATGATGAGTCTGCACACCGGCTGGGCGAGTTCACACGAGATATGGGTAATGTCGAAAAAATCGAGCTGCTGCCCTATCACGAACTGGGCAAACATAAGTGGGTAGCGATGGGTGAGGAATACAAACTGGATGGCGTCCATCCGCCGACCAAAGAGACTATGGATCGGGTTAAGGGCATTCTGGAAGGCTACGGTCACAAGGTAATGTACTAA
- the aroA gene encoding 3-phosphoshikimate 1-carboxyvinyltransferase gives MESLTLQPVALVDGTVNLPGSKSVSNRALLLAALAKGTTRLTNLLDSDDVRHMLTALKALNVAFTLSEDRTVCEVTGQGGPLRAEGSVELFLGNAGTAMRPLAAALCLGHNDIVLTGEPRMKERPIGHLVDALRQGGAEIDYLEQTDYPPLRLKGGFNGGEVSVDGSVSSQFLTALLMTAPLAPNDTKIVIKGDLVSKPYIDITLNLMRTFGVEVINENYSTFQIAGNQQYISPGDYLVEGDASSASYFLAAAAIKGGTVKVTGIGRNSMQGDIRFADVLQQMGAVIEWGDDYIACTRGELKAIDLDMNHIPDAAMTIATAALFAEGTTVMRNIYNWRVKETDRLAAMATELRKVGAEVEEGHDYIRITPSETIKYAEIGTYNDHRMAMCFSLVALSSTPVTILDPGCTAKTFPDYFEQLARISKLA, from the coding sequence CTGGAATCCCTGACCCTACAACCTGTTGCACTGGTAGATGGCACAGTTAACTTACCCGGTTCAAAGAGCGTATCGAACCGCGCTTTGCTGCTGGCCGCACTGGCTAAAGGCACTACCCGCCTGACTAATCTGCTGGACAGTGACGATGTGCGTCACATGCTGACAGCATTAAAAGCCCTGAACGTCGCTTTCACCTTGTCTGAAGATCGAACCGTCTGTGAAGTGACGGGTCAGGGTGGCCCACTGCGTGCCGAAGGTTCCGTTGAGCTGTTTTTAGGCAATGCCGGTACCGCGATGCGCCCACTGGCTGCAGCACTCTGTCTGGGGCACAACGATATTGTGTTAACCGGCGAGCCGCGAATGAAAGAGCGCCCGATTGGGCATCTGGTTGATGCGTTACGTCAGGGCGGGGCTGAGATCGATTACCTGGAGCAGACGGATTATCCGCCACTGCGCCTGAAAGGCGGTTTCAACGGCGGTGAAGTTTCCGTAGATGGCAGCGTATCAAGCCAGTTCCTGACCGCGTTGCTAATGACAGCGCCACTGGCACCGAACGACACAAAAATTGTGATCAAAGGCGATCTGGTTTCCAAACCTTACATCGACATCACGCTGAACCTGATGCGTACTTTCGGGGTGGAAGTCATCAACGAAAATTACAGCACCTTCCAGATCGCAGGCAATCAGCAGTACATTTCGCCTGGCGACTATCTGGTCGAGGGCGATGCTTCTTCAGCCTCTTACTTCCTGGCTGCTGCTGCGATCAAGGGCGGTACGGTAAAAGTCACCGGTATCGGTCGAAACAGCATGCAGGGTGACATTCGCTTTGCCGATGTGCTGCAGCAGATGGGCGCGGTCATTGAATGGGGCGATGACTATATTGCCTGCACCCGCGGCGAACTGAAGGCTATCGATCTGGACATGAACCATATTCCGGACGCAGCAATGACTATTGCCACCGCCGCGCTGTTTGCTGAAGGCACCACGGTTATGCGTAACATCTATAACTGGCGCGTTAAGGAAACGGATCGTCTGGCTGCGATGGCCACGGAATTACGTAAAGTGGGCGCTGAAGTGGAAGAGGGGCATGACTACATCCGCATCACGCCATCAGAAACGATAAAGTATGCTGAAATTGGCACCTATAACGATCACCGCATGGCCATGTGTTTCTCGCTGGTTGCGCTCTCCTCCACGCCAGTGACCATTCTTGATCCTGGATGCACCGCCAAAACCTTCCCTGATTATTTTGAGCAGTTAGCCCGTATCAGCAAGCTGGCTTAA
- the cmk gene encoding (d)CMP kinase, with the protein MTALAPVITIDGPSGAGKGTLCKAMAEALRWHLLDSGAIYRVLALAALHHQVDITSEEALVPIAAHLDVRFVATNGEMEVILEGEDVSGEIRTQDVSNTASKVAAFPRVREALLRRQRAFRDMPGLIADGRDMGTVVFPDAPVKIFLDASPDERANRRMLQLQEKGFSVNFERLLSEIKERDDRDRNRAIAPLIPADDALVLDSTSMSIEEVIKIALDYAREKLSLPQ; encoded by the coding sequence ATGACGGCTTTAGCCCCGGTGATCACCATTGATGGCCCAAGCGGTGCTGGTAAAGGGACCTTGTGTAAAGCGATGGCTGAAGCATTGCGCTGGCACCTGCTGGATTCTGGTGCAATTTACCGCGTGCTGGCGTTAGCCGCGTTACATCATCAGGTGGATATCACCTCTGAAGAGGCGCTGGTACCCATTGCGGCGCATCTGGATGTGCGTTTCGTGGCTACGAATGGCGAAATGGAAGTGATCCTCGAAGGGGAAGACGTTTCTGGCGAAATTCGTACGCAGGATGTCAGTAACACAGCTTCTAAAGTGGCCGCTTTCCCCCGCGTACGGGAAGCGTTGCTCCGCCGTCAGCGGGCTTTCAGGGATATGCCTGGTCTGATCGCCGATGGTCGCGATATGGGCACAGTGGTGTTTCCTGATGCACCAGTGAAAATTTTTCTGGATGCCAGCCCGGATGAGCGTGCGAACAGACGTATGCTACAGTTGCAGGAAAAGGGCTTTAGTGTTAACTTTGAGCGCCTTTTATCTGAGATAAAAGAGCGTGATGACCGCGATCGTAACCGCGCCATTGCACCACTGATACCGGCAGATGACGCGCTGGTGCTGGATTCAACCAGCATGTCGATTGAGGAAGTGATTAAAATCGCCCTCGATTATGCGCGTGAAAAGTTGTCTTTGCCGCAGTGA
- the ycaO gene encoding 30S ribosomal protein S12 methylthiotransferase accessory factor YcaO: MTQTYIPGKDAALEDSIARFQQKLQDLGFNIEEASWLNPVPHVWSVHIRDRDCPLCFTNGKGASKKAALASALGEYFERLSTNYFFADFWLGNNIANGDFVHYPNEKWFPLPEDDSLPAGILDERLKAFYDPEQEVSASELIDLQSGNSDRGICALPFTRQSDQQTVYIPMNIIGNLYVSNGMSAGNTPNEARVQGLSEVFERYIKNRIIAESISLPAIPQTVLDRYPGVVESIARLEAEGFPIFSYDASLGGKYPVICVVLFNPENGTCFASFGAHPDFGVALERTVTELLQGRGLKDLDVFTPPTFDDEEVAEHANLETHFIDSSGLISWDMFKDDADYPFVDWRFDGTTEEEFATLMAIFKAEDQEVYIADYQHLDVYACRIIVPGMSDIYPAEDLLLANNSMGAYLRDTLLSLPETQWEKADYLALIERLDEDGHDDFTRVRELLGLATGKDNGWYTLRIGELKAMLALAGGDLDQALIWTEWTMEFNSSVFTPARANYYRCLQTLLLLSQEEDRDPVQYHNAFVRMYGLEAVEAASAAISGEAPFNGLQSVDEELLAFPAHQSLLAAYEKLQQAKRLNWK; encoded by the coding sequence ATGACGCAAACTTATATTCCAGGCAAAGACGCCGCGCTGGAAGATTCCATCGCACGCTTTCAGCAAAAATTACAGGATCTGGGCTTCAATATAGAAGAGGCTTCCTGGCTGAACCCGGTTCCCCATGTCTGGTCAGTGCATATTCGCGACCGTGACTGCCCGCTCTGTTTTACCAACGGTAAAGGCGCCAGCAAAAAAGCGGCGCTGGCTTCCGCTTTGGGCGAATACTTTGAACGCCTGTCTACCAACTACTTTTTTGCCGATTTCTGGCTGGGCAACAACATTGCCAATGGCGATTTCGTTCATTATCCCAATGAAAAATGGTTCCCGCTGCCGGAAGATGACAGCCTGCCAGCCGGCATCCTTGATGAGCGCCTGAAAGCTTTTTACGATCCTGAGCAGGAAGTCAGCGCCAGCGAGTTGATCGACCTTCAGTCTGGCAACAGCGATCGCGGCATCTGCGCCCTGCCCTTTACCCGTCAGTCCGATCAGCAGACTGTTTACATTCCGATGAACATCATCGGTAACCTGTATGTCTCTAACGGTATGTCTGCGGGTAACACGCCTAACGAAGCGCGTGTTCAGGGCCTGTCAGAAGTGTTCGAGCGTTATATCAAAAACCGCATTATTGCGGAATCGATCAGCCTGCCTGCTATCCCGCAAACGGTGCTGGATCGCTATCCGGGCGTGGTGGAATCCATCGCCAGACTTGAAGCGGAAGGCTTCCCCATCTTCTCTTATGACGCCTCTCTCGGCGGCAAATATCCGGTTATCTGCGTGGTGCTTTTCAACCCGGAAAACGGAACCTGTTTCGCCTCATTCGGCGCGCACCCAGATTTTGGCGTGGCGCTGGAACGTACCGTCACCGAGCTGCTGCAAGGCCGTGGCCTTAAAGACCTTGATGTCTTTACGCCGCCAACCTTTGATGATGAAGAAGTGGCAGAGCATGCCAACCTTGAAACCCACTTCATTGATTCAAGCGGTCTGATCTCCTGGGATATGTTTAAAGATGACGCTGACTATCCGTTTGTTGACTGGCGTTTCGATGGCACAACGGAAGAAGAGTTCGCTACGCTGATGGCGATCTTTAAAGCGGAAGATCAGGAAGTATATATCGCGGATTATCAGCATCTTGACGTGTATGCCTGCCGTATCATCGTGCCGGGCATGTCAGATATCTACCCTGCTGAAGACCTGCTACTGGCGAATAACAGCATGGGGGCTTATCTGCGCGACACCCTGCTCTCGTTACCAGAAACTCAGTGGGAGAAAGCGGACTATCTGGCTCTGATTGAGCGTCTGGATGAAGACGGCCATGATGACTTCACCCGCGTGCGTGAACTCCTCGGCCTGGCTACCGGCAAGGATAACGGCTGGTACACTCTGCGCATTGGTGAACTGAAAGCAATGCTGGCGCTGGCCGGCGGTGATTTGGATCAGGCGTTGATTTGGACGGAATGGACGATGGAATTCAACAGTTCTGTCTTCACACCTGCCCGCGCTAATTACTATCGCTGTCTGCAAACTCTGCTGCTGTTAAGCCAGGAAGAAGATCGCGACCCGGTTCAGTATCACAATGCGTTCGTACGGATGTATGGGCTGGAAGCAGTGGAAGCCGCTTCAGCAGCCATTAGCGGAGAAGCCCCGTTCAACGGTCTGCAATCGGTGGATGAAGAGTTGCTGGCCTTCCCGGCTCATCAGTCTCTGCTTGCCGCCTATGAGAAACTTCAGCAGGCCAAGCGCCTGAACTGGAAATAA